ACTCTTAAGAAATAACGGAAAGAAGTTGGACAAATGAAAAAGCCCTCCGTACGTGAGATTATTGATCAAAATCACTTTGATACAATATATGAACCGATAGTTGCTGTAGAAAATACACAAATTTTCGGCTATGAGTCACTCACCCGCTTGAAAACAGATCACTGGAATGCGATTAGTGATTTTATTGAAGAAGCGGAACAGGATGGTCTGCAAAAAGCATTTGAGCTGCTCACGCTTCATAACGCAGTGAAACGCTTTAACAAAAACGGAGACACGCCACTATTTGTCAATATTTCGTATGATACATTTTTAGAAAATCAAGAAGAGTTGCACGATACCCTTCTTGATAACGGGAAAATAGTTTTTGAATTTTTGGAAACATCCAAGTTACCACAAGAACGAATGAACGACTTAGAAAAACAACTGCTCCTATTCCAGAAAAAACACGAGACTAAATTTGCTATTGATGATTTTGGCTCCGGTTATGCGGATTTGCATCGCGTTTTTGCGCACCATTCTGATTTTGTCAAAACCGATCGCTTACTACTACGAGATTTATTTGAGAGCGATGGCAAAAAAATCTTCTTTGAGCAACTTCATAATTACGTTAAAAAGCATCATAAATCCTTAATTGTCGAGGGAGTGGAAACAAAAGAGCAGCTAGCATTCCTTCAAGAAATCGGCATTCCCTATGCGCAAGGTTATTATTTTCATTAAGAATAAAAAAGAAAATCTGCTTATTGTCAGGTTTTCTTTTTGTTTGGAATCAGTTGTTATTCTTCTTTCCCCCATGTAAAATAGAATAGAATGAAAAGGAGTGCTGAAAAATGACTTTAAAACCAGGTTTTGACTATATGAATAATCCATTATTAAATAAAGGAACCGCTTTTTCAAAAGAAGAAAGAGCAAGCTATCAATTGGACGGATTACTGCCACCAATTATCGAAACAATTGAACAACAAGCCGTGCGCATCGAGACGCAAATAGAAAATTTAGAAACACCTTTACATAAACATCAGCTTTTAACAAACTTATACAATGAAAATCGCACCCTCTACTATTATGTCGTCACAAAAAACGTGACTGACTATTTGCCAATTATTTATACACCAACTATCGGCGACGCTGTTATCCAGTACCATAAAGATTACACTGCGCCGGATGAAGCATTATTTATTGATGCCTTTGCACCCGAAAAATTAAGCGCATCTATAAAAAACTATGCAAAAAATAATCCAAATATTGATATGATTGTCATAACAGATGGGGAAGGCGTGCTCGGAATTGGCGACTGGGGTGTGAATGGCGTGAAAATCGCTGTTGGAAAATTAGCAGTTTATACGGTTGCAGCTGGACTTGCACCAGACCGTGTTCTGCCAGTTGTTATTGACGCCGGAACGAACAACGAAACACTTCTTAACGATCCACTGTATCTAGGAAATAAACGTCCCCGCCTTTCAGAAAGTGAATATGACGCTTTTATTGCTTCTTTTGTTAATGTTATGAAAGAAGTTTTCCCGAAAGCCATCCTTCACTGGGAAGACTTTGGACGCGCGAATGCAAGTCGTATTCTGCATAATTACCGCGATAAAATTTGTACATTTAACGATGATATTCAAGGTACTGGAGCCATGGTGGTTGCCGCTGTTCTTGCGACAATTCAAGTTTCCAAAATACCATTAAGCAAGCAAAAGATTATCATTTTCGGGGCTGGAACTGCTGGAATCGGTATCGCTGATCAACTTAGTGCTCAGTGGATGCGCGAAACTGGTCTTCCTTTTGAATCGGCGAAAAAGCATTTTTATTTAGTCGACCGAAATGGTTTAGTGCTTGATAATATGACAGACTTAACTACCGGCCAAAAGAAATATGCACATCCGTCGACTGAGTGGTCTAACGTGCCCACAGATACGTTAGAAAACTTAATGGAAGCAGTTCATCCAACCATGTTAATCGGCTGTTCTGGTGTCACCGGTGCCTTTAAAGAAAGCATCGTCAAAAAAATGACCCAGTATACAGAACGACCAGCGATTTTGCCACTTTCTAATCCAACAAAATTGGCGGAAGCAACTGCTTCTGATTTAATTCAGTGGACAGATGGGAAAGCGCTTATTGTTACAGGTAGCCCTTCCAAACCAGTAGAGTATCAACATACTACTTATGAAATCGGTCAAGCGAACAATGCGCTTCTCTATCCGGGGCTCGGACTCGGTGCTCTTGTCACTCGTGCGAAATATATTACAGATGGTATGCTCGCTGCTGCTTCTATGGCTGTCGCTGAGCAGATTTTACCAAACAAAGCAGGCGCAGCTCTTCTACCACATGTGCGCACCCTTCGCGAAACATCGCGTGCAGTAGCCATCGCTGTCGCTAACCAAGCTATAAAAGAAAACATCCATCAAGTCGAATTAACGAATGTCACCGAAGCTATCGAGCGCGAAATGTGGCAACCTATTTATAAAGGAGTTTAGATATGTTCTACAAAACGAAGCAATCACTAGATCAACTCGTCCAAAACGGCTCCACTCCGGGAATTAGTTATCAAATTAAAACTAATTATCTGGAAGAAAATAACATCATGGGATTAAAATCCGTTTTTCCAGAAGCAGAAATCTTACCAAGAACAACAGAAAACATTTATGATATCGCTTCTTTGACCAAAGTAATTGCTACGACTACTCGTATTTTGCAACTTATCGAACAACAAAGATTCCAATTAAACGACCCTATTCAAATGTATTTGCCAGATTTCCGGTACAATAATGTTACGATTATGCATTTACTCACACATAGCTCTGGGCTCGCGCAAAATATCCCTAACTTTTCCATGAACACACCAGAAGACGTTATGCGTTATGTGTATGCCACACCTCAAATTAATGCTCCCGGAACATCGGTCACTTACGCCGATGCAAATTTTCTTTTACTCGGTTATTTGATTAGCAAAATAGACGGCAATTATGAAACATCTATTCAAAACAATATTTTAGAACCCCTGAGTATGACAGATACAAGTTTTCATCCCGCAAATAAAAAACAAGTTATCCCAACCGAGCTTGACCAAACACGCGGTTTAATTCAAGGTGATGTACATGATTTTAAAGCTTGGACCGCCAAATCAGGCACAGGACATGCCGGGCTTTTTAGCACCCTAAGCGATCTTTCCAAATTCCGGGATGCGCTCATGTTACAACACGGTGCTCCAATTCTTTCTGAAAAAACATGGCACCTCATGCAAATAAATCATACGCCGGGCCTAAATAGAAGTCGCGGACTAGGCTGGGACCTCCGCGGTGAGTCCGTCTTATACCACACCGGATTCACTGGTACTTTTATGGTGCTCGATTTGAAACACCAAGCCAGTTTAATCGTTCTTTCTAACCGTGTCCACCCAAGTCGCGCCAACCCAAATTTCGTAGATAAAAGAGACAGCATAGTTGATACTTTTTTAGAAGAAGTTACAAAGAAAAAAGAAGTCTAGCCCTTTCGCTAGGCTTCTTTTTTTACCCACTCCTCTCCCTGCCTCATTTTCACAAAAACTGTATTAACACAGCTGTTGAAAGCCTTTTCTAGTTATATAAAAGAAATTTATTTTCTTTCTGATTTTATATTGTTTTCGTTTTCACAAAGGAGTATGCTGTTCAATGAAGAAAGATTCTAAGAACAAGTTTCTGGCTTTAAGTGAAAAGGAACACAATTGAAGGAGGAAATTATAATGACAAAAGCATGGGATGGTTTTAAAGGAACCGCATGGCAAGAAAGCATTAGTGTAGGGCAATTCGTTCAAGACAACTACACTCCTTACGATGGCGATGAAAGCTTTTTAGAAAAGAGCACACCAAGAACAACTAAACTTAATGAAAAAATAAATAAACTTGTAGAAGAAATGGATGCAAAAGGCGGCGTACTTGATATGGATAACGCGATCGTATCCAATGTGGCGTCTCACAAAGCTGGTTACGTGGACCAAGAAAATGAAGTTATCGTTGGTTTACAAACAGACAAACCATTCAAATTAGCGTTTATGCCAAATGGTGGTCTTAGAACAGCAGAACAATGTTTAACAGACAACGGCTATTCCATTGATCAAGAATTACATGACTTCTACGTAAAAAATCGTTCTACAGCAAATGATGGTATTTTCAGAGCATATACAGACGATATCAAACGTGCGCGTCACTCCCATATCGTTAGTGGTCTTCCTGATGCTTACTCCCGCGGAAGAATCATCGGTTTATACCAAAAACCAGCACTTTACGGCGTGGATCGCTTAATCGCTGAAAAACAACAAGACTTGAAAAAAATTGCGATTTCTTCTGATGAAAACATTCGTTTGCGTGAAGAAATTTGGTTACAAATCAAAGCACTTAAAGACTTAATCGTTTTAGGTAACGAATACGGTTTAGAACTTGGACGTCCAGCTGAAAATGCAACCGAAGCTGTACAATGGACTTACATGGGCTACCTTGCTTCTATCAAACAAGCAAACGGTGCTGCAAGCTCATTCGGTCGTATTCCGATTTTCCTTGATATCTACATCCAACGCGATTTAGAAAAAGGCATTATCACTGAATTCGATGCACAAGAATTAATCGAACAATTAACCCTTAAATTAAGAATGGTTCGTTTTGCAAGAACAGATGGTTATAACGAACTTTACGCTTCCAACCCAACATTCGTTACAACTTCTATGGCTGGTATGGGCGCAGACGGTCGCCATCGTGTGACTAAAACAGATTATCGTTTCTTACACTGCTTAGATAACCTAGGAAACTCAGCAGAACCAAACTTAACTGTCCTATGGGATGCTCGTTTACCAGAAAGCTTTAAAGAATATTGTATGAAAATGAGTGTAAAACATTCCTCCATTCAATACGAAAATGATAAATTAATGCAAGAAGA
The sequence above is drawn from the Listeria monocytogenes genome and encodes:
- a CDS encoding NAD-dependent malic enzyme, with the translated sequence MTLKPGFDYMNNPLLNKGTAFSKEERASYQLDGLLPPIIETIEQQAVRIETQIENLETPLHKHQLLTNLYNENRTLYYYVVTKNVTDYLPIIYTPTIGDAVIQYHKDYTAPDEALFIDAFAPEKLSASIKNYAKNNPNIDMIVITDGEGVLGIGDWGVNGVKIAVGKLAVYTVAAGLAPDRVLPVVIDAGTNNETLLNDPLYLGNKRPRLSESEYDAFIASFVNVMKEVFPKAILHWEDFGRANASRILHNYRDKICTFNDDIQGTGAMVVAAVLATIQVSKIPLSKQKIIIFGAGTAGIGIADQLSAQWMRETGLPFESAKKHFYLVDRNGLVLDNMTDLTTGQKKYAHPSTEWSNVPTDTLENLMEAVHPTMLIGCSGVTGAFKESIVKKMTQYTERPAILPLSNPTKLAEATASDLIQWTDGKALIVTGSPSKPVEYQHTTYEIGQANNALLYPGLGLGALVTRAKYITDGMLAAASMAVAEQILPNKAGAALLPHVRTLRETSRAVAIAVANQAIKENIHQVELTNVTEAIEREMWQPIYKGV
- the pflB gene encoding formate C-acetyltransferase, translating into MTKAWDGFKGTAWQESISVGQFVQDNYTPYDGDESFLEKSTPRTTKLNEKINKLVEEMDAKGGVLDMDNAIVSNVASHKAGYVDQENEVIVGLQTDKPFKLAFMPNGGLRTAEQCLTDNGYSIDQELHDFYVKNRSTANDGIFRAYTDDIKRARHSHIVSGLPDAYSRGRIIGLYQKPALYGVDRLIAEKQQDLKKIAISSDENIRLREEIWLQIKALKDLIVLGNEYGLELGRPAENATEAVQWTYMGYLASIKQANGAASSFGRIPIFLDIYIQRDLEKGIITEFDAQELIEQLTLKLRMVRFARTDGYNELYASNPTFVTTSMAGMGADGRHRVTKTDYRFLHCLDNLGNSAEPNLTVLWDARLPESFKEYCMKMSVKHSSIQYENDKLMQEEGYGDMQCISCCVSPLNPEADKDKGETHNLQYFGARVNVLKCLLGAINGGKDDLHKNQVFDVVEPITTEYLEYEEVLEKFDKSMDWLTDTYVDAMNIIHFMTDKYNYESMQMAFLPSKVTANMGFGICGFANVVDSLSAIKHAKVKTIRDEDGFVYDYEVEGDFPRYGENDDRADDIAVMVLKMFKDKLDSHKLYKDSEATVSVLTITSNVAYSKQCGNSPVHKGPVFDENGKIVKEPEFFSPGANPSNKAKGGFLDNLASLSKLPFHYANDGISLTIQGAPKMFGKTTEEQHHNLVGILDGYFTKGGQHINLNVLNHDEVIEKIKAGIPVILRISGYCLNTKDLNEEQKMELCQRMFHEKLIG
- a CDS encoding EAL domain-containing protein — protein: MKKPSVREIIDQNHFDTIYEPIVAVENTQIFGYESLTRLKTDHWNAISDFIEEAEQDGLQKAFELLTLHNAVKRFNKNGDTPLFVNISYDTFLENQEELHDTLLDNGKIVFEFLETSKLPQERMNDLEKQLLLFQKKHETKFAIDDFGSGYADLHRVFAHHSDFVKTDRLLLRDLFESDGKKIFFEQLHNYVKKHHKSLIVEGVETKEQLAFLQEIGIPYAQGYYFH
- a CDS encoding serine hydrolase; the protein is MFYKTKQSLDQLVQNGSTPGISYQIKTNYLEENNIMGLKSVFPEAEILPRTTENIYDIASLTKVIATTTRILQLIEQQRFQLNDPIQMYLPDFRYNNVTIMHLLTHSSGLAQNIPNFSMNTPEDVMRYVYATPQINAPGTSVTYADANFLLLGYLISKIDGNYETSIQNNILEPLSMTDTSFHPANKKQVIPTELDQTRGLIQGDVHDFKAWTAKSGTGHAGLFSTLSDLSKFRDALMLQHGAPILSEKTWHLMQINHTPGLNRSRGLGWDLRGESVLYHTGFTGTFMVLDLKHQASLIVLSNRVHPSRANPNFVDKRDSIVDTFLEEVTKKKEV